The proteins below are encoded in one region of Alistipes indistinctus YIT 12060:
- a CDS encoding ABC transporter ATP-binding protein encodes MLKIENLSKTFRTEEIETIALNNVSMEVKEGEFVAIMGPSGCGKSTLLNILGLLDNPTAGKYYLLDKEVGGLKEKERTLFRKGNIGFVFQSFNLIDELNVYENVELPLIYLKVKAAKRKEMVHEILSRMNISHRAGHFPQQLSGGQQQRVAIARAVVAGPKLILADEPTGNLDSKNGKEVMDLLTDLNRNSGATIVMVTHSQHDASFAHRVVNLFDGEIVTDIKNRL; translated from the coding sequence ATGTTAAAGATCGAAAACCTGAGCAAAACCTTCCGCACGGAAGAGATCGAGACGATCGCGTTGAACAACGTTTCGATGGAAGTGAAAGAGGGTGAATTCGTCGCCATTATGGGGCCGTCGGGCTGCGGCAAATCGACGCTGCTGAATATCCTCGGCCTACTGGACAACCCCACCGCAGGCAAATATTACCTGCTGGACAAAGAGGTCGGCGGGCTGAAAGAAAAAGAGCGTACCCTGTTCCGCAAGGGCAACATCGGATTCGTCTTCCAGAGCTTCAACCTGATCGACGAACTGAATGTCTATGAAAACGTAGAACTGCCGTTGATCTACCTGAAAGTGAAAGCGGCCAAACGCAAAGAGATGGTACACGAAATTCTCAGCCGCATGAACATCAGCCATCGTGCCGGACACTTCCCGCAGCAGCTTTCCGGCGGTCAGCAACAGCGCGTAGCGATCGCCCGCGCCGTGGTGGCAGGTCCCAAACTGATCCTCGCCGATGAGCCCACCGGTAACCTGGACTCGAAAAACGGCAAAGAGGTGATGGACCTGCTCACAGACCTGAACCGCAACAGCGGTGCGACGATCGTGATGGTGACCCACTCGCAGCACGACGCGTCGTTCGCGCACCGCGTGGTCAACCTCTTCGACGGCGAGATCGTAACCGACATCAAGAACCGGCTGTAG
- the fucP gene encoding L-fucose:H+ symporter permease yields MNPKPKLVSRAVLVPFILVTSLFFAWGFANDITNPMVKAFSKIFRMSTTDGALVQLAFYGGYFAMAFPAALFIRKFSYKSGILVGLALYACGALMFIPASKTGLYFPFLIAYFILTCGLSFLETSSNPYILSMGDESTATRRLNLSQAFNPIGSLLGMFCAMQFIQARMSPLDTAERAQLSDAEFEAVKAADLNVLITPYVIVGLVILALFFLIFFTKMPKNGDKDHSMNLGRVLKRIWAIPRYREGVIAQFFYVGAQIMCWTFIIQYGTRVFTQTGMEEQAAEVLSQRYNIVAMAIFCVSRFICTFLMKYFSPGALLMTFAIAGSALTAGVIGFQNINGMYCLVGVSACMSLMFPTIYGIALEGLGDDAKFGAAGLIMAILGGSIMPPAQAAIIDQGMLFGLPAVNVSFILPLICFLVIIVYGYRSHTIHHRDRRTAAKA; encoded by the coding sequence ATGAACCCGAAACCTAAACTGGTATCCCGTGCGGTCTTGGTGCCGTTTATTCTGGTCACCTCCCTCTTTTTCGCCTGGGGCTTCGCCAACGACATCACCAACCCGATGGTGAAGGCCTTTTCCAAAATTTTCCGCATGAGCACCACTGACGGCGCACTCGTGCAATTGGCTTTTTACGGCGGTTATTTCGCAATGGCCTTCCCAGCGGCGCTGTTCATCAGGAAATTCTCATACAAATCGGGAATCCTGGTCGGTCTCGCCCTTTATGCATGCGGTGCACTGATGTTTATCCCGGCCAGCAAAACCGGCCTCTACTTTCCATTTCTGATCGCCTACTTCATCCTCACCTGCGGACTCTCGTTCCTCGAAACCAGTTCGAATCCCTATATCCTCAGCATGGGCGACGAATCGACCGCTACCCGCAGGCTGAACCTCTCGCAGGCGTTCAACCCGATCGGATCGCTGCTGGGCATGTTCTGCGCGATGCAATTCATCCAGGCGCGAATGAGCCCGCTCGACACGGCGGAACGGGCACAACTCTCGGACGCAGAATTCGAAGCGGTCAAAGCCGCCGACCTGAATGTCCTGATCACTCCTTATGTGATTGTAGGATTGGTTATTTTGGCTCTTTTCTTCCTGATATTTTTCACCAAAATGCCGAAAAACGGCGATAAAGACCACTCGATGAACCTCGGGCGCGTGCTCAAGCGCATTTGGGCCATCCCGCGCTACCGCGAAGGAGTGATCGCACAGTTCTTCTACGTCGGGGCACAGATCATGTGCTGGACATTCATCATCCAGTACGGAACGCGGGTTTTCACCCAAACGGGCATGGAAGAACAAGCCGCAGAGGTGCTTTCGCAGCGTTATAACATCGTGGCGATGGCAATCTTCTGCGTAAGCCGCTTCATATGTACGTTCCTGATGAAATACTTTTCGCCGGGGGCCTTGTTGATGACATTCGCCATCGCAGGCTCCGCACTGACCGCAGGCGTAATCGGATTTCAGAACATTAACGGGATGTACTGCCTGGTAGGCGTATCGGCATGTATGTCGCTGATGTTCCCGACAATCTACGGCATTGCGCTCGAAGGGCTGGGCGACGATGCCAAATTCGGAGCTGCGGGCCTGATCATGGCTATCCTCGGCGGTTCGATCATGCCTCCTGCACAGGCTGCGATCATCGACCAGGGGATGCTGTTCGGCCTCCCGGCCGTAAACGTATCGTTTATCCTGCCCCTGATCTGTTTCCTGGTTATCATCGTGTACGGCTACCGGAGCCATACGATCCACCACCGCGATAGAAGAACGGCAGCTAAGGCATAG
- a CDS encoding Rossmann-fold NAD(P)-binding domain-containing protein, protein MTEKLLQYLESHYAPQDYPVIRAQYNDFQGRRPFAGLRILEATPLFFNTIAKFLPLMAGGAEVTLSHIGGVPYDPAFIGWAEAQGIRIATNKEEGFDLVSDCIGLHSDLRPKYGFAELTHSGIGYYADCDKPCFNTDGSRIKRIEGALGTGDGLIRGLQAFGLGVEPSQRWLLFGFGKIGSGVGMRLRAAGVPVEVVEAVAVRGRLENTPEGDFPFVDMEDPDAVVAAVRRATHIVTATSVAGVIGRRYPVEPFLEGQVLVNIGAEDEYGPLFPEQSVLNRKVAVNFALEEPTHLRYIETTFALQNAGLEWILNHPEARGIVVPPEPMQESLLEIVRREGGIAGELRLIGL, encoded by the coding sequence ATGACCGAAAAATTGCTGCAATATCTCGAATCCCATTATGCGCCGCAGGATTACCCCGTGATTCGCGCGCAATACAACGATTTCCAGGGCCGCCGACCGTTTGCCGGATTGAGGATATTGGAGGCTACCCCGTTGTTTTTTAATACGATCGCCAAATTCCTGCCGCTGATGGCGGGCGGGGCGGAGGTGACCTTGTCGCATATCGGCGGGGTGCCGTACGACCCGGCATTCATCGGATGGGCCGAAGCTCAGGGAATTCGAATCGCGACGAACAAGGAAGAGGGTTTCGATCTGGTTTCCGACTGCATCGGCCTGCACAGCGACCTGCGCCCCAAATACGGTTTCGCCGAACTGACCCATTCGGGGATCGGTTACTATGCCGATTGCGATAAACCCTGTTTCAATACCGACGGCAGCCGGATCAAACGGATCGAAGGTGCGCTCGGAACGGGCGACGGCCTGATCCGTGGCCTGCAGGCGTTCGGTCTGGGGGTGGAACCGTCCCAGCGTTGGCTGCTGTTCGGTTTCGGAAAGATCGGCAGCGGTGTGGGCATGCGGCTCAGGGCGGCGGGTGTTCCGGTCGAAGTGGTCGAGGCCGTTGCGGTGCGCGGGCGGCTGGAGAACACTCCGGAGGGGGATTTCCCCTTCGTGGATATGGAAGATCCCGATGCGGTCGTGGCGGCGGTTCGCCGTGCGACGCATATCGTGACGGCCACCTCGGTTGCGGGTGTGATCGGCCGCCGGTATCCTGTGGAGCCGTTTCTGGAGGGGCAGGTGTTGGTCAATATCGGCGCCGAGGATGAATACGGCCCCCTGTTCCCGGAGCAGAGCGTGCTGAACCGCAAGGTGGCGGTGAATTTTGCGCTGGAGGAGCCGACGCATCTGCGTTATATCGAAACCACTTTCGCGTTGCAAAATGCGGGACTGGAGTGGATCTTGAACCATCCTGAAGCGCGGGGAATCGTGGTACCGCCGGAACCGATGCAGGAGTCGTTGCTGGAGATCGTGCGCCGGGAGGGGGGCATTGCCGGGGAGTTGCGGCTGATCGGGCTCTGA
- a CDS encoding diaminopimelate dehydrogenase: MKKIKAAVVGYGNIGRYVLEALDAAPDFEVAGVVRRDASNVPDELRGYRVVDSVEKLEGVDVAVLCTPSRSVEEQAGKILAQGINTVDSFDIHTDIAGLRSRLTPVAKEHGAVAVISAGWDPGSDSVVRALLEACAPKGLTYTNFGPGMSMGHTVAVKAVDGVKAALSMTIPTGTGIHRRMVYVELKEGYDFSKVAQAIKSDDYFVHDETHVMQVECVDDLLDMGHGVNLTRKGVSGKTQNQRFEFNMSINNPALTGQILVSAARASLVQQPGVYTMIEIPPIDYLYGEREALIRRLV; the protein is encoded by the coding sequence ATGAAAAAGATCAAAGCAGCCGTAGTGGGTTACGGCAATATCGGCCGGTATGTGCTGGAAGCGTTGGATGCAGCGCCCGATTTTGAAGTGGCGGGCGTCGTGCGCCGTGATGCGTCGAATGTGCCCGACGAATTGAGAGGGTACCGTGTGGTCGATTCGGTCGAGAAACTCGAAGGGGTCGATGTGGCTGTGCTGTGCACACCGTCGCGCAGCGTCGAGGAGCAGGCCGGGAAGATCCTCGCGCAGGGGATCAATACGGTCGACAGTTTTGATATCCACACCGACATTGCCGGCCTGCGCAGCCGACTGACGCCTGTCGCTAAGGAACACGGTGCCGTGGCTGTCATTTCGGCAGGCTGGGATCCCGGCAGCGATTCGGTCGTGCGTGCACTGCTCGAGGCCTGTGCTCCGAAAGGGTTGACTTATACGAATTTCGGCCCCGGCATGAGTATGGGCCATACCGTGGCGGTAAAAGCGGTCGACGGCGTGAAAGCGGCTTTGTCGATGACGATTCCGACCGGGACGGGTATCCACCGCCGGATGGTCTATGTCGAATTGAAGGAGGGATACGATTTTTCGAAAGTGGCCCAGGCGATCAAATCCGACGACTATTTCGTGCATGACGAGACACATGTGATGCAGGTAGAGTGCGTCGATGACCTTCTCGACATGGGACACGGCGTGAACCTGACCCGCAAAGGGGTTTCGGGCAAGACGCAGAACCAGCGTTTCGAGTTCAACATGTCGATCAACAATCCTGCGCTGACCGGGCAGATTCTCGTTTCTGCGGCCCGGGCGTCACTGGTGCAGCAGCCCGGCGTCTATACGATGATCGAAATTCCGCCGATCGACTACCTGTACGGCGAACGTGAAGCGCTGATCCGGCGGTTGGTGTAA